One window from the genome of Alosa alosa isolate M-15738 ecotype Scorff River chromosome 15, AALO_Geno_1.1, whole genome shotgun sequence encodes:
- the LOC125308145 gene encoding olfactory receptor 52E4-like, translating to MKMENNSINSDILEIQGLDISESSVYPVFFAVLFFYLTLLISNVGVLTLIITEKTLHQPMYLLFCNLSVNDIFGNTVLLPRLLADMFVPKKLTTYAQCATQAFCSHTFGSASHMILIIMAFDRYVAICNPLRYTAIMTTKTIVMLSLSAWGFSLILVAILLGLTIRLSRCRSTILNAYCDNASLFKLSCEDVSINNLYGLVFTAVLFGSSIGSILVTYFRIAIICWTKKSKDLNNRALQTCASHLLVYMIMLWTGFLTIILHRFPDYPYLRKLAYLLFHVVPANLNPIIYGMQTKSLRKKILQIFSRKVLST from the coding sequence ATGAAGAtggaaaacaactctattaacAGTGACATACTTGAAATTCAGGGTTTGGATATCTCAGAGTCATCCGTTTACCCTGTCTTCTTTGCAGTGCTCTTCTTTTACCTCACTCTGCTGATATCCAATGTTGGCGTGCTTACACTCATCATAACAGAGAAAACCTTACACCAACCCATGTATCTTCTGTTCTGCAACCTGTCAGTCAATGATATTTTCGGTAATACAGTTTTACTCCCCCGGTTGCTGGCTGACATGTTTGTGCCAAAAAAATTAACCACATATGCTCAGTGTGCCACACAGGCATTCTGTAGTCACACATTTGGTTCAGCCTCACATATGATATTAATCATAATGGCCTTTGATAGGTATGTTGCTATATGCAACCCACTGCGATATACTGCAATAATGACAACTAAGACCATTGTGATGTTGTCTCTCTCTGCTTGGGGTTTTTCACTTATATTAGTGGCTATTTTGCTTGGCCTCACAATCAGGTTGTCTCGTTGTAGATCCACTATTCTTAATGCTTATTGTGATAATGCATCGTTGTTCAAGTTATCTTGTGAGGATGTGTCCATTAATAACCTGTATGGGCTAGTTTTTACTGCAGTACTTTTTGGTTCATCAATAGGAAGTATTCTTGTGACATACTTTAGGATTGCTATTATATGCTGGACTAAAAAAAGCAAGGATCTCAACAACAGAGCTCTACAGACATGTGCTAGTCACTTATTAGTATATATGATTATGTTGTGGACAGGGTTCCTTACTATAATACTTCATCGTTTCCCAGATTATCCATATTTGAGAAAATTGGCCTATTTATTGTTCCATGTTGTGCCTGCCAATTTAAACCCAATCATTTATGGTATGCAAACAAAGTCTTTAAGGAAGAAAATTCTGCAGATTTTCTCTAGAAAGGTGTTAAGTACATAG